Genomic DNA from Caloranaerobacter ferrireducens:
GTTTTATTCCATGGTTTATTTGAAAATGTATTGTATTTACCAAGAATAATAATAACATTTTGGACATTAATATCTTTTATATTAGTTGCTGTTAGATTATTTAAGAATGAGAGTGGAAAGACAAATCTTGACAATATAGATAAGGGAGTATATCTATGAAAAAGAGAAAAAGGGTTTTGATTTCTGGATATTATGGGTTTAATAATAGTGGGGATGACGCAATTTTAAAAGCTATTGTTAAAGATTTTAAGCGTATTAGTAAGAATATTGATATTGTTGTATTATCAAAGAATCCATCAAGTACACAAAAAATTTATGATGTAAAGGCGATAAATAGATTTAATATAATTGATATACTTTTAGAGATGCGTAATATTGATATGTTAATTAGTGGTGGTGGTAGTTTATTACAAGACGTTACAAGTACTAGGTCTATAATTTACTATTTATTTATAATTTTTTTAGCGAAATTATTTAAAAAACCTGTAATGATCTATGCTAACGGTATTGGTCCAATAAACAAAAGGTTGAATAGATTACTGACTAAGATTATACTAAATAAAGTGGATATGATAACCTTAAGAGATTCTAATTCAAAAGAGACATTGAAAAATATAGGTGTAAACATCGATAATATGTTTGTGACAGCTGATCCAGTTTTTACTTTGGAAGCCTCAAATGAAAAAAGAGTAAAAGAGATATTTATAAAAGAGGAAATACCACAGGATAAACCTTTGGTTGGATTGGCAGTCAGAGAATGGAGAAATTCGGAAAAACTGAAGGAGACTTTAGCTAAAACATTGGACTTTTTAAGTAGTAGTTATGGTATGAAATTTTTACTTATTCCAATGCATTATCCTGAAGATTTAAAAATAAGTCAAGAGATTAAGAAAAACACTAAGGCAGACTGCTATATATTAAAGAACAGTTATAATGTTGAGGATATAATGGGAATAATTAAATATTTGGATATGATTATTGCTATGAGATTACATTCACTTATATATGCTGCTACACAAGCAGTTCCAATGGTTGGTTTAATATACGATCCTAAAGTTGAAGGTTTTTTAGACATGATTAATGTTGATACTAGATGCAATGTAGATTCGCTTGAGATTGTTGATTTATGTACGCAGATTGAAAAAGTATGGAGAAAGAGAAATGAGTACAATAAATTACTTACAGAGGTAAAATATTTACTTAAAAAAAGGGCAAAAGATAATAT
This window encodes:
- the csaB gene encoding polysaccharide pyruvyl transferase CsaB; its protein translation is MKKRKRVLISGYYGFNNSGDDAILKAIVKDFKRISKNIDIVVLSKNPSSTQKIYDVKAINRFNIIDILLEMRNIDMLISGGGSLLQDVTSTRSIIYYLFIIFLAKLFKKPVMIYANGIGPINKRLNRLLTKIILNKVDMITLRDSNSKETLKNIGVNIDNMFVTADPVFTLEASNEKRVKEIFIKEEIPQDKPLVGLAVREWRNSEKLKETLAKTLDFLSSSYGMKFLLIPMHYPEDLKISQEIKKNTKADCYILKNSYNVEDIMGIIKYLDMIIAMRLHSLIYAATQAVPMVGLIYDPKVEGFLDMINVDTRCNVDSLEIVDLCTQIEKVWRKRNEYNKLLTEVKYLLKKRAKDNIAMALELLKK